The DNA region ATCACTTTGACCTGGTCACGGTTTTCCGCATCAGGAAATACTTTGTCGATGACTTTACCCAGCAATGGAATCGTTGCCGCCCAGCTCATAACAGCACCTCTGTTAAGCCTTCAGACTCCAGCCACTCCTTGACCGCAAAACAGGGACAGTCTTTGGTTTTATTGAAATGGTTATGACCTTTTACAATAGCCGTTGGGTACACCGCCTGATGTCCGGCAACCAGCAGTTTAAGGATCTGCTTCTGAGCTGCTGTGAAATTATCTTCCGGCTGACTGGAATCACCCAGACCACCAACCAGGCAGATGCCGACACTCTCGTGATTGTGGCCTTTTGCATGAGCGCCCCAGTCACCGATGGGACGGCCCTGCTTGAGCGAACCATCCCGCTCTATCACCCAGTGATAACCAATATCAAAGAAAGCCCGCTCCAGCATGTGCCAGCGCTTGATGTCTTCAAAGTCGACATCCTGTGAAGGACGGGTCGCTGAGCAGTGAATTATGATGAAATTGGTTTCTGTTCGCTTGCCCATTGCTCACCCCCTGAGAAAGTAAGACAGCAGTCCGATCGTTGCGGTAAGAACAATCCAGCCGAACCGCTCGATGTAGTTCAGCATCACGCCCCGCCGACTGGATTGAAACTCCAGCTGCCGAATGCGCTTATCCTGATGATCCAGCCGCTCACCCTGACGAGTGAGACTGGTGGTTTGGTGGGTGATTCTCTCTTCGATCATGGCTAGCCTGGATACCGCGTCACTGAGCTTGTCGAGTTTGGAATCAATCTGATCCAGTCGCCGGGAGAGTGAAGTGGTCCCCAGTATTAGCCTTGACTAAATCAGACAGGCAATGCAGGACCTGTCCGGTATATGGGACGAGCTTTTAACTCCGGAAAAACGCAGGCTCACAGAATTGCTGATTCATCGAATCGACCTGACCGCGAACGAAGTCACCATCTACTACAAACCCGACGGTATTGAGGCCGTCACCAGTGAATTTCAGGCCATTCAATAGAGGACACACATTATGGCAAAAGTGCTTCACAATGGAGAGGAAACCGTAGAGTTTCTGGAAGAAGAGAACCTGATCAAGGTCACCTTGCCCATCCGTTTATATCACCGTGGAGGGAAAACCACCATAGAAACGCCGACAGGTGCGATTGACCCGCCGGAGATGAAGCAGTTGCAGATCGCCCTGATTCAGGGACATCGCTGGCTGAAAATGCTGATCAGACGAAAGTTTCCGAGTGTGAAAGCACTGGCTGAGAAGGAGAAGGTCGATAAAGCCAGGATTTCAAAGTGCATCCGCCTGACCTGCCTGGCACCGGATATCCAGGAAGATATTCTGTGTTATCAGGGTAAGTGGCACCTATCGATGAAAGAGTGCATGAAACCCTTTCCTATGCTTTGGTCGGAGCAGCGGGAACATTTCAGTCAGGATTCAGTCCAATAAACTATCCAATACGTGTTAGACAAGCAGCTCCGCCTGAGCTTTCCTTGTTTGTAAGAAAAATAATCTATTGCCACCGGAAAGCGAGGGAAAAGTGAAGGACGATCACCAATTACTTATGGAAGCCATTCTTGGCAGCAATATCCCTCTTATTCAAAAGCGGTTGAACTCTGGCTGTGACATTAATGCCAGAAATCATTGTGGTGAGACTGTTTTACAATCGGCTGTTTCTGCACTGTATGACTACAAGTACAAAATAACCATCCTTGAATACTTGCTGTGCCATGGAGCTGACTTCACCCTTATGGACGAAGATCGTACAGGCCCACTTACTGAAGCCGTTATAAACATGGATGCTGAATCTCTCAAACTTCTGCTTGATCATGGTGCCGACCCTAATGCTGAAGCAGGATTCACAAAGAGAGAAACACTCTATGACGAAGCCGTAGACTGGTACTCATATAAGCATTTCGACTGCTTTTGCCTAAGTGGTTTCATCGATGAAGATATTTATGAAGATCATAATCTATGGCTTGAAAGCCTACATCAGCTGGCCAAAGACACCGGTAACCCGGCTCCGGAGCATCTTTCTATTCTAAGAGGCTACGGTGCAAAATTCTCTTGTGAAATCGAAGCCATCGAAAGAAAGCAGTTTCTTGATGCGCTTAACCCTGATATGGACGTATATACCATTCATGCAGATGAAGGAATTGGTGAGTTTCTTTGGCACAAAGATAACGGCGATATTTCTTCATTGGTAGGTGCGGGCTCTGGCTGCGTGGGGGATCGAGGCTCATTCTTCCCAGAGATGTCTGACAGACTTGTTAATGACTGCTGCAAGTGGATGGAGAGCTATATGAAAGCATGCATGGAAGATCAGTTAAACGATTTCGACTGGACATATTTTAATGACGCGGGGTTAAGCTTGGCGCAGCGTTTGAAAAACGAGCTGGGAAGTCGTGCTAAGGTCTTTTATTCAAAAGCGTTTGAGGACCCTACAGACGATGAAAGATCCATTGAAATTGAAGCCACTTGTTCGTGATAAGTTTCTTGCTCTTGCCAGATAAACGACAAAAAACCACAAAGCAACCTCCAGCCGTTTTATTGAACTAAAACATTGATAATCAAACAAAAACCAAAGTGGAGGAAGTGGTACCTAAGTTCCTCCAGATTTTCAGAGAAGAGAGAAAAACAGAGAGAAAACCGGGATAAAAATACGTTGGTGGTATTTTGGGAAAAACCGGAAAATACACAAAAAGCCCCGAGACACAGGCCTATAAACGACAAAAACCCGAAGCCTTATGACCTCAGGTTTTTGAAAATATGGCGGACCGGACGGGACTCGAACCCGCGACCTCCGGCGTGACAGGCCGGCATTCTAACCAACTGAACTACCGGTCCGCATATTCTTTGTGAAGCAAATGCTTCAAACAGTATTTGGTGGGTGATGACGGGATCGAACCGCCGACCCTCTGCTTGTAAGGCAGATGCTCTCCCAGCTGAGCTAATCACCCTGTCAGCGGATTTGAATTTTACGGATTGAGTGAAAGGAGTCAACAATTTTTTACCGAAAATATTTGTTCAAATATAGTCAGTTAGACAAATGAAGATAGATTTTCACCCGCCCTTCTTCTTTGCCTTTATCCAGCCTGACCTGCTGGACTGTCAGGTTAAACTTGGTGCTAAGTACGACCAGCCAACTCAGAAATTTCTGGTACGCTGCATCTTCAATCCAGACCCCCAGTCCCTTCCTGTCAGGCTGTACGCGACTCAGCGTAACACCTGCCTGCTTTGCGGTGCTGGCAACGATGGATGAAATCTCTCGTTGTCCACCAGCCGTTTTCTGTTTTCGCTGTTGGTCTTTGGCTGATTCATAATTATCACTCATCCATTCCAGAACAACCTGCTGTCTTTGATAATCTTCTTTCTGACTACTATTCCAGCTACTTAACGGCTCCCAGATCAGCAGATAAACCAGTGCTGCTGCCAAAAAAGTCCCTAACCACTGTAAAGCCTGTCGATCCCTTGATGACAGAAGCTCGTATCGGGTCTGCAACTGCTGCCACAAAGGGTTTTCCTGTATTTCTGCAATTAACTTGTGCATTCCCATAAATCACCTGCTGATGGTCATTCTTGCGTTAACACCGCTTTTTTCCTGATTGGCGCTATCCAGCTTTGCCATCAGTCCCGCCGATTTGGTCGCAGCAAGCA from Endozoicomonas sp. NE40 includes:
- a CDS encoding N-acetylmuramoyl-L-alanine amidase yields the protein MGKRTETNFIIIHCSATRPSQDVDFEDIKRWHMLERAFFDIGYHWVIERDGSLKQGRPIGDWGAHAKGHNHESVGICLVGGLGDSSQPEDNFTAAQKQILKLLVAGHQAVYPTAIVKGHNHFNKTKDCPCFAVKEWLESEGLTEVLL
- a CDS encoding ankyrin repeat domain-containing protein gives rise to the protein MKDDHQLLMEAILGSNIPLIQKRLNSGCDINARNHCGETVLQSAVSALYDYKYKITILEYLLCHGADFTLMDEDRTGPLTEAVINMDAESLKLLLDHGADPNAEAGFTKRETLYDEAVDWYSYKHFDCFCLSGFIDEDIYEDHNLWLESLHQLAKDTGNPAPEHLSILRGYGAKFSCEIEAIERKQFLDALNPDMDVYTIHADEGIGEFLWHKDNGDISSLVGAGSGCVGDRGSFFPEMSDRLVNDCCKWMESYMKACMEDQLNDFDWTYFNDAGLSLAQRLKNELGSRAKVFYSKAFEDPTDDERSIEIEATCS
- a CDS encoding type II secretion system protein M, whose translation is MHKLIAEIQENPLWQQLQTRYELLSSRDRQALQWLGTFLAAALVYLLIWEPLSSWNSSQKEDYQRQQVVLEWMSDNYESAKDQQRKQKTAGGQREISSIVASTAKQAGVTLSRVQPDRKGLGVWIEDAAYQKFLSWLVVLSTKFNLTVQQVRLDKGKEEGRVKIYLHLSN